One window of the Candidatus Zixiibacteriota bacterium genome contains the following:
- a CDS encoding Acetyl-CoA synthetase (ADP forming), alpha and beta subunit fusion, whose product MRGLEYIFRPKSVAVIGASTHKGTIGHEILHNIIINDFNGKVFPVNPKATVIHSIKCYSTILDVPDAVDMAVIVVPREIVCNVAEQCGQKGVKGLVVISAGFKEVGGVGVKLEEDLVKIVHKYNMRMIGPNCFGIVNTEPEISLNCTFGKTKALPGKVGFVSQSGGLGEAIMNHARELGLGFSMVASIGNKADVSTNDILEFWKDDPQTDIILLYLENFGNPRHFTRIAREISPNKPIVAVKSGRTRQGAAAASSHTGALAELDVGVDALLDQCGVLRVSSIEELFDVASAMSNQPIPKGNRVAIVSNAGGPALLATDALVGLGMNLAPYAGETKARLKKALSGIGEVHNPLDLVAGAGGEHFKSALSVIKNDRNFDSIFIIFVPPVTINQMEVAQSILDGIKGCKKTVLVCFMGAGEGSEAIAYLKKHRLPVYIFPEAVAKTLSQIDIYRRWLERPRGRPRLFKTEKKKVQEIINQAVKKGEKAIIGKEALEVLRAYGIPAAQYYIAFTDEEAAAAAEKTGYPVVLKVNTPQILHKTEFGAVLVDLRNAKEVREGFNSMKKKLPQLKKNEKYSVVIQEMVTGGVETVIGMTTDPSFGPLIMFGLGGIYVEILKDVAFRINPLNDIEVGEMISGLKSYPLLTGYRGSEPIDMTVLKESLLRLSQLVSDFDQFSEIDINPFIACHTKGKSKAVDARFIIRQT is encoded by the coding sequence ATGAGAGGATTAGAATATATATTCAGGCCGAAATCAGTGGCCGTCATCGGGGCCTCTACCCATAAGGGGACGATCGGCCATGAAATTCTGCATAATATTATTATTAATGATTTTAACGGCAAGGTCTTTCCGGTCAATCCGAAGGCCACCGTGATTCATTCGATAAAATGCTATTCCACTATCCTGGATGTCCCCGATGCGGTGGACATGGCGGTAATCGTAGTGCCGCGCGAAATTGTCTGCAATGTCGCCGAGCAGTGCGGACAGAAAGGGGTTAAAGGACTGGTGGTGATTTCGGCCGGTTTCAAGGAAGTGGGGGGTGTTGGAGTCAAACTTGAAGAAGATCTGGTCAAAATAGTCCACAAGTACAATATGCGGATGATCGGGCCAAATTGCTTTGGGATAGTCAATACCGAGCCGGAAATAAGTCTCAATTGCACTTTTGGAAAGACCAAAGCCCTGCCGGGAAAAGTCGGCTTTGTTTCACAGTCCGGTGGACTCGGCGAGGCCATTATGAATCATGCCCGGGAACTGGGACTCGGTTTTTCGATGGTGGCCTCGATCGGCAATAAGGCTGATGTTTCGACCAATGATATTCTGGAGTTTTGGAAGGATGACCCCCAAACCGATATCATCCTTTTATACCTGGAAAATTTCGGCAATCCCCGGCACTTTACGCGCATAGCCCGCGAAATATCGCCTAACAAGCCGATAGTGGCTGTAAAATCGGGCCGGACCCGTCAGGGCGCCGCGGCGGCATCGTCGCATACCGGGGCTCTGGCGGAACTTGATGTCGGTGTCGATGCCTTGCTCGATCAGTGCGGGGTCCTGCGGGTTTCTTCGATTGAGGAATTGTTCGATGTGGCTTCGGCCATGTCAAATCAGCCGATTCCGAAAGGGAACCGCGTTGCCATCGTCAGTAACGCCGGTGGGCCGGCGCTTCTGGCGACCGATGCGCTGGTCGGATTGGGCATGAATCTGGCCCCATATGCGGGAGAAACCAAAGCCAGATTGAAAAAGGCGCTATCGGGAATCGGAGAGGTCCATAATCCGCTGGATCTGGTGGCCGGCGCCGGCGGGGAGCATTTCAAATCGGCCCTGAGTGTCATAAAGAATGACCGCAATTTCGATTCTATCTTCATAATATTCGTGCCGCCCGTGACCATCAACCAGATGGAAGTAGCGCAATCGATATTGGACGGCATCAAGGGGTGCAAAAAGACCGTGCTGGTTTGCTTTATGGGGGCGGGGGAAGGATCGGAAGCCATTGCCTATCTTAAGAAGCATCGCCTTCCGGTCTACATATTCCCTGAGGCGGTGGCGAAAACTCTGTCGCAAATTGATATTTATCGGCGCTGGCTGGAACGACCGCGGGGACGCCCCCGACTCTTCAAGACCGAAAAAAAGAAGGTGCAAGAAATTATAAATCAGGCCGTCAAGAAAGGGGAGAAGGCCATTATCGGAAAAGAGGCGCTGGAAGTCCTCCGGGCCTATGGCATCCCCGCGGCTCAATATTATATTGCGTTTACCGACGAGGAAGCTGCAGCGGCGGCCGAAAAAACCGGCTATCCGGTAGTCCTGAAGGTTAATACGCCGCAAATTCTTCATAAGACTGAATTTGGTGCGGTCCTTGTAGATCTGCGTAATGCCAAAGAAGTTCGGGAAGGATTCAATTCCATGAAGAAAAAACTCCCGCAGCTTAAGAAGAACGAGAAATATTCGGTCGTAATACAGGAAATGGTAACAGGAGGTGTGGAGACTGTAATCGGTATGACCACCGACCCGTCATTCGGCCCGCTTATTATGTTCGGACTGGGCGGCATTTATGTCGAAATTCTGAAAGATGTTGCCTTCCGTATCAATCCCTTAAACGATATTGAAGTGGGAGAGATGATATCGGGGTTGAAATCATACCCCTTACTGACAGGATATCGCGGCTCGGAGCCGATCGATATGACGGTCCTTAAGGAGTCGCTCTTGCGCCTTTCACAATTGGTGAGCGACTTTGATCAATTTTCTGAAATTGACATCAATCCCTTTATCGCCTGCCATACCAAAGGGAAATCGAAAGCCGTCGACGCTCGTTTCATTATAAGGCAGACTTGA
- a CDS encoding hypothetical protein (Evidence 5 : Unknown function), whose translation MKFELKAIGYWSLIKTSFVINLIVGFIMGIFFALFIGAIFSFAANMGGLGGSPLFQEGMPPIGLLLILYPFLFGFGGAIFYTILFVIIAFVYNMTAKLLGGLEFDLQQVAVMQPVQPPPSYYQAPPAYPTPPSPPPPPPVQPLPPDMTPPPDNQPPAGPTI comes from the coding sequence ATGAAATTCGAACTGAAAGCAATCGGTTATTGGTCGCTGATCAAGACTTCTTTCGTGATAAATCTGATAGTCGGGTTTATCATGGGAATTTTCTTTGCTTTGTTTATAGGCGCCATCTTTTCCTTTGCGGCGAACATGGGCGGCCTGGGCGGATCGCCTCTGTTTCAGGAAGGGATGCCACCAATCGGTTTATTGCTGATATTATATCCTTTCCTGTTTGGATTTGGTGGGGCAATCTTCTATACCATATTGTTCGTGATTATTGCGTTTGTCTATAATATGACGGCGAAACTATTGGGCGGATTGGAATTCGATTTGCAGCAGGTGGCGGTCATGCAACCGGTACAGCCGCCTCCGTCCTATTATCAGGCGCCGCCTGCCTATCCGACACCACCGTCCCCTCCGCCTCCCCCGCCGGTGCAACCATTGCCGCCGGATATGACACCGCCTCCGGATAATCAGCCGCCGGCGGGACCGACTATTTGA
- the gltX gene encoding Glutamate--tRNA ligase → MLNIPGNEIRVRIAPSPSGYLHVGTARTAIFNWLFARHNGGKFIVRIEDTDENRSDASLVQPILDALKWLGVDWDEGPYFQSERMERYRPYVTKLLESGNAYRCFCTPEELEAERKMAMAEKRPPRYNRKCLKLGQDEIQQKVNQNIPFAVRLKIPDGSTTYNDLVLGPITRENAEIEDLVIARGDGTPLYNMAVVVDDHEMGITHVIRGNDHVSNTFKQIHIYRGLGIELPLFGHVPLILRPDRKKVSKRLGDKDVAEYGQEGILPEALFNFLCLLGWSPKDDRELLHRDELIRIFALENVNPANPIFNEEKLLALNKEYIKETPDYKLAELVAPMVVAAGYTTKYWLETRWSYLLKIVGLLKERCRRMVDFVSLSEYFFHGEFNYEPEAAAKQMVAANLPFLEGLMERFEAVSEFTKEKLEETLNGLAADLNVKKGQIIHPTRLAISGISVGPGLYDILETLGKEEVIKRLARAITYIKKKEGLDNG, encoded by the coding sequence TTGTTGAATATTCCAGGCAACGAAATCAGAGTCCGTATTGCGCCGTCGCCATCAGGATATCTTCATGTCGGCACGGCCAGAACCGCCATATTTAACTGGCTCTTTGCACGTCATAATGGCGGCAAGTTTATCGTTCGCATAGAGGATACCGACGAGAATCGGTCGGATGCATCCCTGGTGCAGCCGATTCTTGACGCTCTTAAATGGCTGGGAGTCGATTGGGATGAGGGCCCTTACTTCCAGTCGGAGAGAATGGAGAGGTACCGTCCTTATGTAACGAAATTACTCGAAAGCGGCAACGCCTATCGCTGCTTCTGCACCCCTGAGGAGCTGGAAGCGGAACGGAAAATGGCGATGGCGGAAAAAAGACCGCCGCGGTACAATCGCAAATGTCTCAAATTAGGTCAGGATGAGATTCAACAAAAAGTGAACCAAAATATACCGTTTGCCGTGAGGCTAAAGATTCCTGACGGTTCGACAACCTATAATGACCTGGTGCTGGGGCCGATTACGAGAGAGAATGCCGAGATCGAGGATTTGGTCATCGCCCGCGGTGACGGCACCCCGCTGTATAATATGGCGGTGGTAGTGGACGATCATGAGATGGGCATTACACATGTGATTCGCGGTAATGATCATGTAAGTAATACCTTCAAGCAGATACATATTTATCGGGGGCTCGGAATCGAGCTGCCGCTGTTCGGGCACGTGCCTTTGATACTTCGGCCGGATCGCAAAAAGGTTTCCAAGCGACTCGGGGATAAAGATGTGGCCGAGTACGGGCAGGAGGGGATATTGCCGGAGGCACTGTTCAACTTCCTCTGCTTGCTCGGATGGTCGCCGAAAGATGACCGGGAGCTTCTGCACCGGGATGAATTGATAAGAATATTCGCGCTGGAAAATGTTAATCCGGCCAATCCGATTTTCAATGAAGAAAAACTCTTGGCCCTGAACAAGGAATATATCAAGGAAACGCCTGACTACAAGCTGGCCGAGTTGGTGGCCCCCATGGTTGTGGCGGCCGGATATACAACGAAGTACTGGCTTGAAACCCGTTGGTCGTATCTTCTTAAGATTGTCGGATTGCTCAAAGAGAGGTGCCGACGAATGGTCGATTTCGTATCCTTGAGCGAGTATTTTTTTCATGGGGAATTCAATTACGAGCCGGAGGCCGCCGCCAAACAGATGGTTGCAGCCAATCTCCCTTTCCTGGAGGGATTAATGGAGAGATTCGAGGCCGTTTCAGAATTCACCAAAGAGAAGCTCGAAGAGACGCTTAACGGGCTGGCCGCTGATTTGAATGTCAAGAAAGGTCAGATAATTCATCCCACGCGGCTGGCGATTTCGGGGATTTCAGTAGGCCCCGGACTGTATGATATTCTGGAGACGCTGGGCAAGGAAGAAGTGATTAAGAGGTTGGCTCGGGCTATAACATATATAAAGAAAAAGGAAGGACTCGATAATGGATAA
- a CDS encoding hypothetical protein (Evidence 5 : Unknown function): protein MDKKAALEKEIVELEKKLSRNHFGGLFYQAQQKKDMNRLTKLRKELEKLESNK from the coding sequence ATGGATAAAAAAGCGGCGTTGGAAAAAGAAATTGTCGAATTGGAAAAGAAACTCTCCCGGAATCATTTCGGAGGGCTGTTTTATCAGGCGCAGCAGAAAAAAGATATGAACCGCCTGACAAAATTAAGAAAAGAGCTTGAAAAACTCGAGAGCAACAAGTAA
- a CDS encoding hypothetical protein (Evidence 5 : Unknown function) — MSDELFSDKANLLKHAIKGEEDGFKYYDLLAQAATNPTAKKRLEGLRDDEKRHKAILTNLYRDHVGGEVGPLPEKGISVLAQVFEKGKLRRLKSEMEYINLAIEAELATAKYYKSGMDSVAGAEFKEILHQLVEEEDSHYEILMAEREALSGNYFWFATEDSAPMED; from the coding sequence ATGAGTGATGAATTATTCAGCGATAAGGCGAATCTTCTGAAACATGCCATAAAAGGGGAAGAAGACGGTTTTAAATATTATGACCTCCTGGCCCAGGCGGCGACAAATCCGACCGCCAAAAAGAGACTGGAAGGGCTCCGCGATGACGAGAAAAGGCACAAAGCGATCCTGACCAATCTCTACCGTGACCATGTCGGCGGTGAAGTGGGCCCTCTACCGGAGAAAGGCATCAGTGTTTTGGCGCAGGTGTTTGAGAAAGGGAAGTTACGCCGTCTTAAATCAGAGATGGAATATATCAATCTTGCCATCGAGGCGGAATTGGCGACGGCGAAATATTACAAGTCGGGCATGGATTCGGTTGCCGGCGCCGAGTTTAAAGAAATCCTGCATCAGCTGGTCGAAGAGGAAGACAGCCATTACGAAATTTTGATGGCAGAACGGGAAGCCCTGAGCGGAAACTACTTCTGGTTTGCAACCGAAGATAGTGCCCCGATGGAAGATTAA
- a CDS encoding Alkyl hydroperoxide reductase/ Thiol specific antioxidant/ Mal allergen, translated as MFGLLRKKLKAGDKAPDFSLPSHLGGRVRLSDFLGKKSVLLAFYPLDWTPV; from the coding sequence GTGTTTGGCTTACTGAGAAAAAAATTAAAAGCAGGGGATAAGGCCCCCGATTTTTCATTGCCGTCGCATCTGGGCGGACGGGTTCGCCTGTCCGATTTTTTGGGCAAGAAGAGTGTTCTTTTGGCCTTTTATCCTCTCGACTGGACACCGGTCTGA
- a CDS encoding Putative alkyl hydroperoxide reductase (fragment) (Evidence 3 : Putative function from multiple computational evidences) produces MTEAGYAERVLFIIDQRGIIRYVEVVGLANLPDNEKAFSQLNILAGV; encoded by the coding sequence ATGACGGAGGCCGGGTACGCCGAACGGGTACTGTTTATAATTGATCAACGGGGCATAATAAGATATGTTGAAGTTGTCGGATTGGCAAATCTGCCGGACAATGAAAAGGCATTCAGTCAATTGAATATTCTCGCGGGAGTTTAG
- the nadA gene encoding Quinolinate synthase A has translation MYFALPQEYRETALPELKERVKAAKARLGNKALILTHHYQRLEVVELGDAIGDSYALAKIAASRPDVEYIFFCGVHFMAEAADILSQENQKVYLPNPLAGCPMADMAEMADVFEAWEVLEEMGGDKRIMPISYMNSAAGLKAFCGKHGGLICTSSNADAAYRYGLERREKLFFFPDQHLGFNTGIKYGLGPEDMVIWDFSAADGGLTREQIERAKVILWKGHCHVHTNFKPEHVAEMRRTYPGIKIVVHPECPHDVVKLADAAGSTSFIVKFVESQPAGSVIAIGTEINLINRLAHVHADKKIIELSGQTCPVCANMYRTTVNDLAYCLENYREIKPITVPEETKKYARIALERMLEVH, from the coding sequence ATGTATTTCGCACTTCCTCAGGAGTATCGCGAGACGGCTTTGCCGGAATTAAAGGAACGCGTCAAGGCGGCGAAGGCACGTCTGGGAAATAAGGCCCTGATTTTGACCCATCACTATCAGCGTTTGGAAGTAGTGGAACTGGGTGATGCCATCGGCGATTCTTATGCTCTGGCCAAAATTGCGGCTTCCCGCCCGGATGTTGAATATATATTTTTCTGCGGGGTCCATTTCATGGCCGAGGCGGCCGATATTCTCTCGCAGGAAAATCAGAAAGTTTATCTACCCAATCCCCTGGCGGGTTGTCCCATGGCCGATATGGCCGAGATGGCCGACGTTTTCGAGGCCTGGGAAGTGCTTGAGGAAATGGGCGGTGACAAGAGAATCATGCCGATTTCCTACATGAATTCCGCCGCCGGGCTGAAGGCGTTTTGCGGCAAACATGGCGGCTTGATTTGCACCTCTTCGAATGCCGATGCCGCCTATCGCTATGGCCTGGAAAGGCGGGAAAAGCTGTTTTTCTTCCCCGACCAGCATCTGGGATTCAACACCGGGATAAAGTACGGTCTCGGGCCGGAAGATATGGTGATATGGGACTTTTCGGCCGCTGACGGGGGCCTGACCCGGGAACAGATTGAGCGGGCTAAAGTCATATTGTGGAAGGGGCATTGCCATGTGCACACCAATTTCAAACCGGAGCATGTCGCGGAAATGAGGCGCACTTACCCGGGAATCAAAATAGTGGTTCATCCGGAATGTCCGCACGACGTGGTCAAACTGGCCGACGCCGCCGGCTCGACAAGTTTTATAGTCAAATTTGTGGAATCCCAGCCGGCCGGTTCCGTCATCGCCATAGGTACCGAAATTAATCTTATTAATCGGCTGGCACATGTACACGCCGACAAAAAGATAATCGAATTATCGGGGCAGACCTGTCCCGTCTGCGCCAATATGTACCGGACAACTGTCAATGATTTGGCCTATTGTCTGGAAAATTATCGCGAAATTAAGCCGATCACGGTCCCGGAGGAGACAAAAAAATACGCCCGGATCGCGCTTGAAAGAATGCTTGAAGTTCACTGA
- the lgt gene encoding Prolipoprotein diacylglyceryl transferase translates to MYPELFKIGPISIRAYGVMLTISFLLGVIYVYKMSKKKNIPFDPLLTLAYIMIFGGVFGARLFYVLFHLDEFKNDWLSSINPFHSGQFGIAGLNLYGGVVVAVILSFLYIRVKRLPLFATLDLFAPTVGLGLIFTRVGCFLNGCCFGTPTNLPWGVSFPVGSIPYYIFGTEHLHPAQLYSSLYGLLLFLVLHWRLKHKIFDGQAVGLYFMIEAVFRYLIEYVRYYETEMHFSFFGMEPTYNQLISILLFLLGMTIYIWQYRRYHLTQTRLATP, encoded by the coding sequence ATGTATCCTGAATTATTTAAGATAGGCCCGATATCGATACGTGCCTATGGGGTGATGCTAACCATATCATTTCTGCTGGGAGTCATATATGTATATAAGATGTCAAAAAAGAAGAATATTCCGTTCGACCCGCTTTTGACATTGGCTTATATAATGATTTTCGGCGGCGTATTTGGAGCCCGCCTCTTTTATGTCTTGTTCCATTTGGACGAATTCAAGAATGATTGGCTTTCTTCTATAAATCCTTTTCATTCCGGTCAATTTGGTATCGCCGGACTGAACCTCTACGGCGGTGTCGTTGTCGCCGTAATTCTTTCTTTCCTCTATATTAGAGTGAAAAGACTCCCCCTCTTTGCGACCCTTGATTTATTTGCGCCCACGGTCGGTTTGGGATTGATTTTCACCCGGGTCGGCTGTTTCCTTAATGGGTGCTGCTTCGGGACGCCGACCAATCTTCCCTGGGGCGTCTCCTTTCCCGTAGGGTCAATTCCATATTATATTTTTGGAACCGAGCACCTTCATCCGGCCCAATTATATAGTTCCCTTTACGGACTTCTTCTGTTTCTAGTATTGCACTGGCGTCTTAAACATAAAATATTCGACGGCCAGGCGGTCGGCCTGTATTTCATGATTGAGGCGGTCTTCCGCTACTTGATAGAATATGTGCGTTATTACGAGACGGAGATGCATTTTTCATTCTTTGGAATGGAACCGACCTATAATCAACTCATTTCAATTTTATTATTCCTGCTCGGAATGACCATTTACATCTGGCAATATAGAAGATATCACCTGACTCAAACGCGACTTGCCACGCCCTAA